The Streptomyces sp. NBC_00576 genome contains the following window.
CCGGGCCGCGGTACCCGCGGTCACAGTTGTCGCAGTTCTGGAGCGGGTGCCGGACGGGGGGTGGCCCGGCGGGTGCGCGGAGCGGAGGCGGTGGCGGCAGTTGGGCGGCGAGGCGGTGGGCCAGGAAGGCGGCTGGGCGCTGCAGGGGCTCGGGTGGCAGGTGCGTGGCCAGGGCTTCTTGCGCGGCGGTGGGGGTGAGGTCGCGTTCCAACCAGGCGGCGACTCCGGGGGCCAGGTGTTCCGCGTCGGTGGCGGAGAGCAGCAGGCGGGGGTCGTGGCGGCGGAGGCCTGAGAGGACGTCGGTGGCCTGCTGGATGAGGGTGGGGTGGGGGTACGAGGGTTTCGGTACGTCGGGCAGGGCGCGGCGTGGGGGCTTCTGGGCCGGGGTGGCGCGGCGGGCGGGGGGCTTGGACGCGTCGTCCGCCGTGGGTGTGGCGTGGTGTCCGGGCCGGTTGCAGGAGACCGTGCGGGTGACGATGCGACCGGCGGGGGTGCGTTCGCGGGAGCGGCGCAGGTAGCCGTGGGTTTCCAGTTCGCGCAGGGCGGTGGCGATACGGTCCGCCCCCTCAGGGAAGCGGGCGGTGAGCGTCTTGATGTCGACGCGGGCACCGGCGGGCAGCGACTGGATGTGGACGCTCAGGCCGATGGCGAGCAGGGACAACTCGGGGTGCTGGGCGAGGTGGTTGCCGATCACCGTGAAGCGGTCGTTGTGGCGGGCGTTGTCGTGGATGACGCCGGAGACGCCGGAATTGGGGCGCCTGTGGGGGTGATTTTTGCCCGGGCTACGGGTCTGGGCGCACGGGGGCGCGCTAGGGTTTTGCGTATCCATCGGGAAGCTTCTTCTTCCTCGGCGGTCAGGCCCTCGCATTGGGATTGCACTCCCGGCGAGGGCCGTCGCATGTCTGGGGTTGTTTGTCGTGGTGCTGCTGCGCTGAGCGTAAGGCAGGCAACCGGGCACGAATCCACTTGAGTTGGCGATATTCACTCGGGGGAGTGAGTTTGCGCGGAAGCGGCCGTGGTCGCCGTCTCCGGCGAACGGGAGGGAAGGTGGGGCTTGGTGGGTTTCTTTCTCTCCCGTGTTTCTTTGGAAGAGCGCGGGGCCCGCCTGCGCACACGTCACCGGAACGCACCTCTCCGTGCTCCGGCGGACCCGTTTGCCGAACCGGCAACAGACCTCGCGTACGCCGCGCGCCCACCGCACGATGGCCGGTGACTGCCGACACGGCCGCCCGCCTACGACGTACGGAGGCCCCGTGCCCCACCCGCACCCCCTCACCCACCGCCTCGTCCCCTCCCCCGCCGGCCGCATCCACCTGGTCTCACGGGCCCCTTGGTCCTGCTGCTGCACGGGTTCCCGGAGTCCTGGTACTCCTGGCGGCACCAGCTCCCGGCCCCGGCCGCCGCCGGATACCGTGCCGTCGCCATCGACGTACGCGGGTACGGCCGTTCCTCGCGCCCCGAGCCGACAAGTGCGTACCGGATGCTTGACCTGGTCGACGACAACGTCGCCGTCGTACACGCCCTCGGGGAGAGTTCCGCGGTGCTGGTCGGCCATGACTGGGGCGCGACGATCGCCGCGACCTCCGCCCTGGTCCGCCCGGACGTGTTCCGTGCGGTCGCCCTGCTGAGCGTTCCGTACAGCCCACCCGGCGGCCCCCGGCCCAGCGAGGTCTTCGCGCACATCGGTGGAGAGGAAGAGGAGTTCTACGTCTCCTACTTCCAGGAACCCGGCCGGGCCGAGGCCGAGATCGAACCCGACGTACGCGGCTGGCTGGCCGGTTTCTACGCCGCCCTCTCCGCCGACACCATGCCCGAACCCGGCGCCCCGGCCCCGCACTTCGTGACGCGCGACGGAAAGGGAACCCTGCGCGACCGCTTCCCCCACGACCGACGGCCGGCCTGGCTCCCCGAACGCGAACTCGACGTATACGCAGAGGAGTTCGAGCGCACCGGAATGACCGGCGCCCTCGCCCGCTACCGGAACATGGACCGCGACTGGGAGGACCTGACGAACGGCGGCCACACCGGCGCCGATCAGCACCGTTGTCGACTGGGTATGCGGGCGTGATCGCGCACTATGCGGTCACAACGCCCAGGAAGCGCAGCACCGCTAGGACGCGGCGGTGGTCGGCGTCGGCCTTGGGCAGGTCGAGCTTGGTGAAGATGCTGTTGATGTGCTTGGCGACCGCGCTCTCACTCACCACCAGCTCGGCGGCGACGCCGGAGTTGGACCGACCGCCCGCCATCAGCTCCAGCACCTCCCGCTCGCGCGGCGTCAGCCGGTCGAGCGGACCGCTGTGCCGGCGCACCAGCAGCTGCGCGA
Protein-coding sequences here:
- a CDS encoding helix-turn-helix domain-containing protein, yielding MDTQNPSAPPCAQTRSPGKNHPHRRPNSGVSGVIHDNARHNDRFTVIGNHLAQHPELSLLAIGLSVHIQSLPAGARVDIKTLTARFPEGADRIATALRELETHGYLRRSRERTPAGRIVTRTVSCNRPGHHATPTADDASKPPARRATPAQKPPRRALPDVPKPSYPHPTLIQQATDVLSGLRRHDPRLLLSATDAEHLAPGVAAWLERDLTPTAAQEALATHLPPEPLQRPAAFLAHRLAAQLPPPPPLRAPAGPPPVRHPLQNCDNCDRGYRGPEPGCCGECRRLHS